Proteins from a single region of Sandaracinaceae bacterium:
- a CDS encoding glycosyltransferase family 4 protein: MRPRLLMVIAEDWYFWSHRLHIAQAAQRAGYDVGLATAQGDLQARIEAEGFRYFPIQLDRGSTNPFAEAGSVASVTAVMARFRPDVVHLVAHKLVLYGSIAAALTRAPAVVCAVAGMGYLFMGEGLKRRVLRAVVQRAYGGLVRRGGRVSVILQNPDDREELAAAGMIDPAQVTMICGSGVDTARFAPAPEPQGTPVVLTHSRMLVDKGIGEIAEAARVLRARGVPVTFRLVGDPDGQNPSTIPPATLRQWHAEGLVEHLGRRADIPEQLAACHVACLPSYREGAPLSLIEAAAAGRPIVTTDVPGCREIVRDGDNGFLVPARDAAALAQAVETLVQDPGLRRRMGIRSRERAIAEWSRAHVASATLEVYAAQLARHPRGQRALRKLVTT, translated from the coding sequence GTGCGTCCGCGTCTCCTCATGGTCATCGCCGAGGACTGGTACTTCTGGTCCCACCGTCTGCACATCGCGCAGGCCGCGCAGCGCGCTGGCTACGACGTGGGGTTGGCCACCGCCCAGGGCGACCTCCAAGCGCGTATCGAGGCCGAGGGGTTTCGCTACTTCCCGATTCAGCTCGACCGCGGCAGCACCAACCCGTTCGCCGAGGCTGGGTCCGTCGCGAGCGTCACGGCGGTCATGGCCCGCTTCAGGCCGGACGTCGTGCACTTGGTGGCGCACAAGTTGGTGCTCTACGGGTCCATCGCGGCCGCGCTGACGCGCGCGCCCGCCGTCGTCTGCGCGGTCGCAGGCATGGGCTACCTGTTCATGGGGGAAGGGCTGAAGCGTCGTGTGCTCCGCGCCGTGGTGCAGCGGGCGTACGGAGGTCTGGTCCGTCGCGGCGGGCGCGTCAGCGTCATCCTGCAGAACCCGGACGACCGCGAGGAGCTCGCCGCCGCGGGCATGATCGACCCGGCGCAGGTAACGATGATCTGCGGCTCTGGCGTCGACACGGCACGCTTCGCGCCTGCCCCGGAGCCGCAGGGGACGCCGGTGGTCCTCACGCATAGCCGCATGCTGGTCGACAAGGGCATCGGAGAGATCGCCGAAGCAGCGCGGGTGCTGCGCGCGCGGGGGGTGCCGGTCACGTTCCGTCTGGTGGGCGACCCGGACGGCCAGAACCCCAGCACCATCCCGCCGGCTACCCTGCGGCAGTGGCACGCAGAAGGTCTGGTGGAGCACCTCGGTCGGCGCGCCGACATCCCCGAGCAGCTCGCTGCGTGCCACGTCGCGTGTCTCCCGAGCTACCGCGAAGGGGCGCCGCTGTCGCTGATCGAGGCGGCCGCGGCGGGTCGACCGATCGTCACCACCGACGTACCGGGCTGCCGCGAGATCGTGCGCGACGGCGACAATGGGTTCTTGGTGCCAGCGCGCGACGCAGCTGCGCTCGCCCAGGCCGTCGAGACGCTCGTACAGGACCCTGGGCTCCGGCGGCGCATGGGCATCCGCAGCCGCGAGCGCGCCATCGCGGAGTGGTCGCGTGCGCACGTAGCCTCTGCGACGCTCGAGGTCTACGCCGCGCAGCTGGCGCGTCACCCGCGTGGTCAGAGGGCGTTGCGCAAGCTCGTCACGACGTAG
- a CDS encoding DegT/DnrJ/EryC1/StrS family aminotransferase has translation MEGVDVRVPLLDVTRIPHALQAELEARAVAVLRSGEYILGPEVTAFERACAATLEVPHAIGVSNGSDALLMLLMALGIGPGDEVIVPSYTFFATAGAVARLGATPVFVDSQPETLNLDPACVAEAITNRTRAIIPVHLFGLPADLGALRRVAGELPLLEDAAQAFLARYEGRPVGGIGLAGAFSFFPSKNLGGYGDGGLLTTHDHGLAERLRVLRAHGSQPKYHHAVVGGNFRLDALQAALLSVKLPHVSSEIAGRRANAALYVSLLADDPRLQLPPATPEHTFNQFVVRFADRATRDHVQRALSNAQVGTAVYYPVPLHQQECFATAGEAARCPVAEHAAETSLALPVFAALRPEELDYVVTSLRNAL, from the coding sequence ATGGAAGGCGTCGACGTGAGGGTCCCGCTGCTGGACGTGACCCGCATCCCGCATGCCTTGCAGGCGGAGCTCGAGGCGCGCGCCGTCGCGGTCCTGCGCAGCGGCGAGTACATCCTGGGCCCGGAGGTGACGGCGTTCGAGCGCGCGTGCGCGGCGACCCTCGAGGTCCCCCACGCGATCGGCGTATCGAACGGATCCGACGCGCTGCTGATGCTGCTGATGGCGCTCGGCATCGGCCCGGGCGACGAGGTGATCGTCCCCAGCTACACCTTCTTCGCCACCGCTGGCGCCGTGGCGCGCCTGGGTGCCACCCCCGTGTTCGTCGACTCGCAGCCCGAGACGCTGAACCTCGACCCGGCGTGCGTCGCAGAGGCCATCACCAACCGCACGCGCGCCATCATCCCCGTGCACCTCTTCGGCCTCCCAGCCGATCTGGGAGCGTTGCGACGGGTGGCGGGCGAGCTCCCCCTTCTCGAAGATGCCGCCCAAGCCTTCCTCGCGCGCTACGAAGGGCGCCCCGTCGGCGGGATCGGGCTCGCGGGGGCGTTCTCGTTCTTTCCCAGCAAGAACCTCGGGGGCTACGGCGACGGGGGGCTCCTGACCACACACGACCACGGCCTCGCGGAGCGCCTGCGCGTGCTGCGCGCACACGGCAGCCAGCCCAAGTACCACCACGCGGTGGTGGGCGGGAACTTCCGTCTCGACGCGCTGCAGGCGGCGCTGCTCTCGGTCAAGCTCCCCCACGTGTCCAGCGAGATCGCGGGGCGGCGTGCGAACGCCGCCCTCTACGTCAGCCTGCTCGCAGACGACCCTCGGCTGCAGCTGCCCCCCGCCACGCCCGAGCACACCTTCAACCAGTTCGTCGTGCGCTTCGCCGACCGCGCCACGCGTGACCACGTGCAGCGCGCGCTGTCGAACGCACAGGTCGGCACGGCCGTGTACTACCCGGTGCCGCTGCATCAGCAGGAGTGCTTCGCGACTGCTGGCGAGGCTGCCCGCTGCCCAGTCGCGGAACACGCAGCCGAGACCAGCTTGGCGCTGCCCGTGTTCGCGGCCCTGCGTCCAGAGGAGCTGGACTACGTCGTGACGAGCTTGCGCAACGCCCTCTGA